One stretch of Cydia pomonella isolate Wapato2018A chromosome 24, ilCydPomo1, whole genome shotgun sequence DNA includes these proteins:
- the LOC133531121 gene encoding uncharacterized protein LOC133531121 isoform X2 translates to MYLLKAAVFIFILGECQPFKNFPLNSDFAKSAPFVEPPEHPYLKSWVSWVKSDDHQYDDYYNNGHHRPPKLTPPEPEGDNIRDLYSTLNELDKWGEFRRESTFLRQKYADSPKDDYHKQLLKNDLNEWVRQVKIQHARDMREQEERFSPYWNPEVLRTNLGIQENINQQFTTQKPRFDLQQQRMISGTQMMEMAIQRMENAVMAKTLRNDTFPATETKNTHRRSRFRINGRRRSLDVSF, encoded by the exons ATGTATTTACTCAAGGCCGctgtttttatctttattttggGGGAATGTCAACCGTTCAAGAATTTTCCTCTAAATTCGGACTTCGCGAAAAGTGCGCCGTTTGTGGAGCCGCCAGAACATCCATatttaaag aGTTGGGTTTCATGGGTAAAGAGCGATGATCACCAATACGATGATTATTATAATAACGGCCACCATAGACCT ccAAAACTGACTCCACCGGAACCGGAAGGCGATAATATCCGTGATTTG TATTCGACATTAAATGAACTGGATaag tGGGGTGAATTTCGGAGAGAAAGCACATTTTTACGG CAAAAATACGCCGATAGTCCTAAAGACGATTACCAT aaGCAACTTCTGAAAAATGATTTAAAC GAATGGGTCAGACAAGTGAAGATACAGCACGCCCGTGACATGAGGGAACAAGAGGAAAGG ttttcacCATATTGGAATCCTGAAGTACTGCGAACTAATCTTGGGATACAG GAAAATATTAACCAACAATTTACAACACAAAAACCAAGGTTTGATTTACAACAACAGCGAATG ATATCAGGCACTCAAATGATGGAAATGGCAATACAAAGAATGGAG AATGCAGTAATGGCCAAGACACTGAGAAATGATACATTTCCAGCAACGGAAACTAAAAACACCCATAGAAGATCGCGTTTTAGAATAAATGGAAGACGTCGAAGTTTAGATGTAAGTTTTTAA
- the LOC133531121 gene encoding uncharacterized protein LOC133531121 isoform X1 — protein MYLLKAAVFIFILGECQPFKNFPLNSDFAKSAPFVEPPEHPYLKSWVSWVKSDDHQYDDYYNNGHHRPPKLTPPEPEGDNIRDLYSTLNELDKWGEFRRESTFLRQKYADSPKDDYHKQLLKNDLNEWVRQVKIQHARDMREQEERSQPKIPEQPSSGFSPYWNPEVLRTNLGIQENINQQFTTQKPRFDLQQQRMISGTQMMEMAIQRMENAVMAKTLRNDTFPATETKNTHRRSRFRINGRRRSLDVSF, from the exons ATGTATTTACTCAAGGCCGctgtttttatctttattttggGGGAATGTCAACCGTTCAAGAATTTTCCTCTAAATTCGGACTTCGCGAAAAGTGCGCCGTTTGTGGAGCCGCCAGAACATCCATatttaaag aGTTGGGTTTCATGGGTAAAGAGCGATGATCACCAATACGATGATTATTATAATAACGGCCACCATAGACCT ccAAAACTGACTCCACCGGAACCGGAAGGCGATAATATCCGTGATTTG TATTCGACATTAAATGAACTGGATaag tGGGGTGAATTTCGGAGAGAAAGCACATTTTTACGG CAAAAATACGCCGATAGTCCTAAAGACGATTACCAT aaGCAACTTCTGAAAAATGATTTAAAC GAATGGGTCAGACAAGTGAAGATACAGCACGCCCGTGACATGAGGGAACAAGAGGAAAGG TCTCAGCCAAAAATACCGGAGCAACCTAGTTCTGGG ttttcacCATATTGGAATCCTGAAGTACTGCGAACTAATCTTGGGATACAG GAAAATATTAACCAACAATTTACAACACAAAAACCAAGGTTTGATTTACAACAACAGCGAATG ATATCAGGCACTCAAATGATGGAAATGGCAATACAAAGAATGGAG AATGCAGTAATGGCCAAGACACTGAGAAATGATACATTTCCAGCAACGGAAACTAAAAACACCCATAGAAGATCGCGTTTTAGAATAAATGGAAGACGTCGAAGTTTAGATGTAAGTTTTTAA